The Sesamum indicum cultivar Zhongzhi No. 13 linkage group LG1, S_indicum_v1.0, whole genome shotgun sequence genome includes a window with the following:
- the LOC105166090 gene encoding heavy metal-associated isoprenylated plant protein 7, whose translation MGEEEKKPEEKKPEEAKNAAEEKKEEAEKPAEDAKKEEEKKSEESKAEEQPPPPPPPPQEIVLKVYMHCEGCARKVRRCLKGFEGVADVITDCRTSKVVVKGEKADPLKVLGRVQRKSHRQVELISPIPKPPAEEPKKEEKEEPKAEEKQEEPPVITVVLGVYMHCEACAQEIKKRIQRMKGVESAEPDLKSSQVTVKGVFEPEKLTDYVYKRTGKHAMIVKVEPEKKEEKKEEEKATEAKEEKKPEEAEKEAKKGEEAGKENKEGGDAAAAATGGGEQPVKPESETAAAEDPKLELKKNEFYYYYPQNYQVHPQRFVQEYYAYPPQIFSDENPNACSVM comes from the exons ATGGGAGAG GAAGAGAAGAAGCCCGAGGAGAAGAAACCGGAGGAAGCCAAGAACGCGGCGgaggagaagaaagaagaggcTGAGAAGCCGGCCGAGGATGCCAaaaaggaggaggagaagaaaTCTGAGGAGTCCAAGGCGGAGGAGCAGCCTCCTCCGCCTCCGCCTCCGCCGCAAGAAATCGTTCTGAAAGTTTACATGCATTGTGAGGGGTGTGCTAGGAAAGTCCGCCGCTGCCTCAAAGGCTTTGAAG GTGTAGCGGATGTGATAACAGATTGCAGAACAAGCAAAGTGGTGGTGAAAGGTGAAAAAGCAGATCCACTCAAGGTTCTGGGCAGGGTTCAGAGGAAGAGCCACCGCCAGGTTGAGCTTATCTCCCCAATCCCAAAGCCCCCCGCTGAGGAGcccaagaaagaagaaaaagaggagCCCAAAGCTGAAGAGAAACAAGAGGAG CCTCCTGTGATTACAGTGGTGTTGGGAGTGTACATGCATTGTGAAGCTTGTGCTCAAGAAATCAAAAAGCGGATTCAGAGAATGAAAG GAGTTGAGAGTGCTGAGCCAGACCTCAAAAGCTCACAAGTGACAGTAAAAGGCGTATTCGAACCGGAAAAGCTCACCGACTACGTCTACAAGCGAACAGGGAAACATGCGATGATCGTTAAGGTGGAGCCGGAGAAGAAGGAGGAGAAGAAAGAGGAGGAGAAAGCGACGGAAGCGAAAGAGGAGAAGAAACCGGAGGAAGCAGAGAAGGAGGCCAAGAAAGGTGAAGAAGCCGGCAAAGAAAACAAGGAAGGAGGTGATGCTGCTGCAGCCGCAACTGGCGGTGGAGAGCAGCCGGTGAAACCGGAGAGCGAGACTGCTGCAGCCGAGGACCCTAAGCTGGAACTGAAGAAGAATGAATTCTACTACTACTACCCACAGAACTACCAGGTTCATCCTCAAAGGTTTGTGCAAGAATACTATGCATATCCTCCACAGATCTTTAGTGATGAGAATCCAAATGCATGCAGTGTTATGTAA
- the LOC105166941 gene encoding agamous-like MADS-box protein AGL1, whose product MGRGKVELKRIENPTNRQVTFSKRRNGLLKKAFELSVLCDAEVALLIFSPSGKSFQFSSHDIHRTITRYKIEVGITKSVDEQGMEVWRNEIEELRRRVEALEARDKHLAGENLSGLGMKELKQLERQLRVGVERIRSRKRRIVMEEINYLKKKHKDLQEESINLQKKLHELQEASTSMFLNQMQPGY is encoded by the exons atgggaAGAGGAAAAGTAGAGCTGAAGAGAATCGAGAATCCTACAAACAGGCAAGTGACATTCTCAAAGAGAAGAAATGGGCTGCTCAAGAAAGCTTTCGAGCTCTCTGTGCTCTGCGATGCTGAGGTTGCTCTCCTCATCTTCTCACCCTCTGGAAAATCATTCCAATTTTCCAGCCATGA CATACATAGGACTATTACGAGGTACAAAATTGAAGTAGGAATAACCAAATCAGTCGACGAACAAGGCATGGAg GTCTGGAGAAATGAAATTGAGGAGTTGAGGAGAAGAGTTGAGGCTCTGGAAGCTAGAGACAA GCATTTGGCTGGAGAAAATCTATCAGGGCTGGGCATGAAAGAGTTGAAACAATTAGAGCGCCAGTTAAGAGTCGGGGTGGAACGTATTCGTTCCAGGAAG AGACGTATAGTTatggaagaaataaattatctaaagaaaaag CATAAAGACCTTCAAGAAGAGAGCATCAATCTCCAAAAGAAG CTGCACGAGCTTCAAGAAGCCAGCACAAGCATGTTTTTGAATCAGATGCAACCAGGGTATTAA